In a single window of the Euleptes europaea isolate rEulEur1 chromosome 4, rEulEur1.hap1, whole genome shotgun sequence genome:
- the CDKN2D gene encoding cyclin-dependent kinase 4 inhibitor D has protein sequence MQPPPPGREELRAGDRLSGAAARGDLPEVRRLLQDELAHPDAHNRFGKTALQVMMFGNIFVAQELLKQGANPNVQDASGTAPTHDAARTGFLDTLSVLVEYGADVNIPDASGSLPLHVAIREGHADIVRFLAPRSNLHHRDAEGRTPLELAQRLGLTDIRGILEQRFSSLA, from the exons atgcagccgccgccgccggggcGGGAGGAGCTGCGCGCCGGCGACCGGCTCAGCGGGGCCGCCGCGCGGGGGGACCTGCCCGAGGTGCGGCGCCTCCTGCAGGACGAGCTGGCCCACCCGGACGCGCACAACCGCTTCGGAAAGACGGCCCTGCAG GTCATGATGTTCGGCAACATCTTCGTAGCCCAGGAGCTTCTGAAGCAAGGGGCGAACCCCAACGTCCAGGATGCATCGGGCACGGCCCCCACCCACGATGCCGCCCGCACCGGCTTCCTCGACACCCTGAGCGTCCTGGTGGAATACGGCGCTGACGTGAACATCCCAGATGCCTCGGGCTCTCTGCCCCTCCACGTCGCCATCCGGGAAGGGCACGCCGATATCGTGCGTTTCCTGGCGCCTCGGTCCAACCTGCACCACCGAGACGCCGAGGGCCGGACGCCGCTGGAGCTGGCGCAACGTCTGGGGCTAACGGACATCCGGGGCATCCTCGAGCAGCGCTTCTCCAGCCTCGCTTGA